The following proteins come from a genomic window of Streptomyces sp. NBC_00539:
- a CDS encoding DUF397 domain-containing protein produces the protein MNSEFQWQKSSFSGGGGEQCLYVAKSEGAIMLCESDDPASIITTSPEKLAAFIAGVKAGEFDHFVN, from the coding sequence ATGAACAGCGAATTCCAGTGGCAGAAGTCGAGCTTCTCCGGGGGCGGCGGCGAGCAGTGCCTGTACGTCGCCAAGAGCGAGGGCGCGATCATGCTCTGCGAGAGTGACGACCCGGCAAGCATCATCACCACGTCGCCCGAGAAGCTCGCAGCGTTCATCGCGGGCGTGAAGGCCGGCGAGTTCGACCACTTCGTCAACTAG
- a CDS encoding helix-turn-helix domain-containing protein, protein MPPRDNPTARQIRLGSELRKLRERAGMTARDAGGLLSTDAARISNIEAGRLGISDERIRRLFTFYQSDDEALLAALCAIAVERRGTHWWDDYRGILAPGFLDIAELEHHATGLQCLQPMTFPGVLQTEDYARALFAGVIPQVPTEEVDARVEHRMKRRAIFERDAPTRFDAIVHEAALRMRVGGRKVARDQLEHLLHVSEQEWITLRVIPFTADDFIEVTQTVMYATGAVPQLDTVHIDTPFGGRFLDTAADLDRYRALLKFAEQTSLDPDESRSFIHHIAREL, encoded by the coding sequence ATGCCGCCGAGGGACAATCCGACCGCCCGCCAGATCCGTTTGGGCTCTGAGCTGCGAAAGCTGCGCGAGCGCGCCGGCATGACCGCACGAGACGCCGGCGGCTTGCTCTCCACCGATGCGGCGAGGATCAGCAACATCGAAGCCGGTCGCCTCGGGATCAGCGACGAACGCATTCGCCGCCTGTTCACGTTCTACCAATCCGACGACGAGGCCCTACTCGCTGCCTTGTGCGCCATTGCCGTAGAGCGGCGGGGAACGCACTGGTGGGACGATTACCGCGGCATCCTGGCCCCCGGGTTCCTCGACATCGCCGAACTCGAACACCACGCGACGGGCCTGCAATGCCTCCAGCCCATGACGTTTCCCGGCGTCTTGCAGACCGAGGACTACGCACGGGCCTTGTTCGCGGGGGTCATCCCGCAGGTACCGACGGAAGAGGTTGACGCACGAGTCGAGCACCGGATGAAGCGCCGCGCGATCTTCGAGCGCGACGCCCCAACCCGGTTCGACGCCATCGTGCACGAGGCCGCACTGCGGATGCGAGTCGGCGGCCGGAAGGTGGCCCGGGATCAACTCGAACACCTGCTGCACGTGTCCGAGCAGGAGTGGATCACGCTCCGGGTGATCCCCTTCACGGCGGATGACTTCATCGAAGTGACTCAGACCGTGATGTACGCGACTGGAGCGGTTCCGCAGCTCGACACCGTTCACATCGACACACCTTTCGGCGGTCGCTTCCTGGACACAGCCGCAGACCTCGACCGGTATCGAGCCCTGCTCAAGTTCGCCGAGCAGACCTCGCTCGACCCCGACGAGTCGCGAAGTTTCATTCACCACATCGCAAGAGAACTGTGA
- a CDS encoding ATP-binding protein, protein MSYCMTAPRAATTPKVVRDWLVLLLVTFGHDEIADRAKLCASEAVTNAYQHTRSPRITVEVSLGSTAVTVSVDDDRPGWLPSPRPPAPWRDEHGRGLTLIRAHAAELRAVPNDGLGKRVQFTLAYGEAA, encoded by the coding sequence GTGAGCTACTGCATGACGGCGCCACGCGCCGCGACCACACCCAAAGTCGTACGTGACTGGCTCGTGCTGCTGCTGGTCACCTTCGGGCACGACGAGATCGCCGATCGGGCGAAGCTCTGCGCGTCCGAGGCGGTCACGAACGCCTACCAGCACACGCGCTCGCCCCGGATCACGGTCGAGGTGTCGCTCGGCTCGACCGCCGTAACCGTGTCCGTGGATGACGACCGCCCGGGATGGCTTCCGAGCCCCCGCCCGCCGGCCCCGTGGCGCGACGAGCACGGTCGAGGGTTGACCTTGATTCGTGCACACGCCGCCGAGTTGCGCGCCGTTCCGAACGATGGACTCGGCAAGCGGGTGCAGTTCACCCTCGCGTACGGGGAGGCGGCATGA
- a CDS encoding peptidoglycan-binding protein has translation MAVPFSPDRLVAILRAEGVRVVEVDEWRTLNRNHRGPFGPINGVMIHHTVSSGTDSSVQLCYSGYDELPGPLCHGVIAKDGTVYLISSGRANHAGGGDGRVLAAVVAEQSLPATAKHEGSSGAIDGNAHFYGFECVNLGDGRDPWPAEQLDAIERSSAAICRAYGWSAASVIGHKEWSDWKSDPRGWSMDDMRERIDNRLGRTPEQPKPTPPPAAQYAPFPGVAWFKQNPRSPLITAMGRRLVAVGCSRYSQGPGPQWTESDRQSYAAWQRHLGYSGDDADGWPGPSSWAALKVPKV, from the coding sequence ATGGCAGTCCCGTTCAGCCCTGATCGGCTCGTGGCGATCCTGCGCGCCGAGGGCGTGCGCGTCGTCGAGGTCGACGAGTGGCGCACCCTCAACCGCAACCACCGCGGGCCGTTCGGCCCGATCAACGGCGTGATGATCCACCACACCGTTTCGAGCGGCACTGACTCGTCGGTGCAACTCTGCTACTCCGGATACGACGAGTTGCCCGGCCCGCTGTGTCACGGCGTAATCGCCAAGGACGGCACGGTCTACCTGATCAGCTCGGGCCGCGCGAACCACGCCGGCGGGGGCGACGGGCGGGTGCTCGCCGCAGTCGTAGCCGAGCAGTCCCTGCCCGCGACGGCCAAGCACGAGGGATCGTCGGGCGCGATCGACGGGAACGCGCATTTCTACGGGTTCGAGTGCGTCAACCTCGGCGACGGCCGCGACCCGTGGCCCGCCGAGCAGCTCGACGCGATCGAGCGGAGCTCGGCGGCGATCTGCCGTGCGTACGGGTGGTCGGCCGCATCCGTGATCGGCCACAAGGAATGGTCGGATTGGAAGAGTGACCCGCGCGGGTGGTCCATGGACGACATGCGCGAGCGGATCGACAACCGGCTCGGCCGTACGCCCGAGCAGCCCAAACCCACCCCGCCCCCGGCTGCGCAGTACGCCCCGTTCCCCGGGGTCGCATGGTTCAAGCAGAACCCCCGCTCGCCGCTCATCACAGCCATGGGCCGCCGCCTCGTCGCCGTCGGATGCAGCCGCTACTCGCAGGGACCGGGCCCCCAGTGGACCGAGTCCGACCGGCAATCCTACGCCGCGTGGCAGCGCCACCTCGGCTACTCCGGCGACGACGCCGACGGGTGGCCCGGCCCGTCCTCGTGGGCCGCGCTCAAGGTCCCCAAGGTCTGA
- a CDS encoding phage tail protein: MTVHARYLAPDGTPLSGALVFRAPATLTFPQADVILGGPVTVPLDAQGSIEVTLPATDSPDMDPSGWAYIVTEQLSGIPVGRSYNIVLPKALPEVDLADIAPTDPAKPNYVGVAGPVGPQGPTGTPGSRIHSGTAAPAADLGLDGDLYVRYETSTFLGVISTTVSTWQRTAGTWAQLGGDVRGAAWYVNTTTTPSTNTRPGDLLLRTDTGDLWQRGASGWGTPVGNLRGPTGATGAASTVPGPPGPKGDTGPASTVPGPQGPKGDPGAGSVSTVNGSAGPDVVITVAGKTGTAIALTAADVGAQPTGTAVLLTGTQTVAGAKTFSSVPSSSVAPTADTHLARKSYVDSLGGSTWLPADLGFTSWTFDPATSNSGQNLLAGYVYLCGINLRVPTTVTNVCFYSCGYGGGTLNASSFAGLYTAAGARVGVTAALSTIFTPNEGATVVCPLTTAYSAPAGTYWVAIVTNGQTASPYNGPVLARGANLGTSPAGAAAMPGAFRRAARLTATGQTSLPASFTPASGLTYDANAIWAAVA; encoded by the coding sequence GTGACCGTGCACGCGCGGTACCTCGCCCCCGACGGCACTCCGCTGTCGGGGGCGCTCGTGTTCCGGGCACCCGCGACCCTGACTTTTCCGCAGGCCGACGTGATCCTCGGCGGCCCTGTGACCGTCCCCCTCGACGCGCAGGGATCGATCGAGGTCACCCTGCCCGCCACCGACTCGCCCGACATGGACCCGTCCGGGTGGGCGTACATCGTGACCGAGCAGCTCTCTGGAATCCCCGTCGGCCGCTCGTACAACATCGTCCTGCCCAAGGCGCTGCCCGAGGTCGACCTCGCCGATATCGCCCCCACCGACCCCGCAAAGCCCAACTACGTAGGCGTAGCGGGCCCCGTCGGTCCGCAGGGTCCGACTGGCACCCCGGGATCGCGTATCCACAGCGGCACCGCCGCACCCGCGGCCGACCTTGGCCTCGACGGCGACCTCTACGTGCGATACGAGACCTCCACGTTCCTCGGCGTCATCTCGACAACCGTCTCGACATGGCAGCGCACCGCCGGAACATGGGCGCAGCTCGGCGGCGACGTGCGCGGCGCCGCCTGGTACGTGAACACGACGACGACCCCGAGCACCAACACACGACCGGGTGACCTGCTGCTGCGCACTGATACCGGCGACCTGTGGCAGCGCGGCGCTTCCGGGTGGGGGACGCCCGTGGGGAACCTGCGCGGCCCCACGGGCGCAACAGGCGCGGCCAGTACGGTTCCCGGTCCGCCGGGGCCCAAGGGAGACACCGGCCCCGCCAGTACCGTTCCCGGACCGCAGGGCCCCAAGGGCGACCCGGGGGCAGGATCGGTCTCGACCGTCAACGGTTCCGCGGGCCCGGATGTCGTGATCACCGTCGCGGGCAAGACAGGGACGGCGATCGCCCTCACCGCGGCGGACGTTGGCGCGCAGCCCACTGGTACCGCTGTCCTGCTCACCGGCACGCAAACGGTGGCGGGCGCCAAGACGTTCAGCAGCGTTCCGTCATCGAGCGTCGCGCCGACCGCCGACACGCATCTCGCCCGCAAGAGCTACGTCGACAGCCTCGGCGGGAGCACATGGCTACCCGCCGATCTCGGGTTCACGAGCTGGACGTTCGACCCGGCCACCAGCAACAGCGGGCAGAACCTGCTCGCCGGATACGTCTACCTGTGCGGGATCAACCTGCGAGTGCCCACCACCGTGACGAACGTCTGCTTCTACTCGTGCGGGTACGGGGGCGGGACACTGAACGCGAGCAGCTTCGCTGGCCTCTACACCGCCGCTGGCGCCCGCGTCGGAGTGACAGCCGCGCTCTCTACGATCTTCACCCCGAACGAGGGCGCGACCGTCGTCTGCCCCCTCACCACCGCCTACTCGGCCCCCGCCGGAACCTACTGGGTGGCCATCGTCACGAACGGACAGACCGCGAGCCCCTACAACGGGCCCGTACTCGCCCGGGGCGCGAACCTCGGCACTTCCCCGGCAGGCGCCGCCGCCATGCCCGGCGCGTTCCGCCGCGCGGCCCGCCTCACCGCGACCGGGCAGACCAGCCTGCCCGCGTCCTTCACCCCCGCGTCGGGCCTGACCTACGACGCAAACGCCATTTGGGCCGCCGTCGCCTGA
- a CDS encoding phage distal tail protein translates to MAPGDRVRHAGHVQFGDLLLGPSTPYGWESLTGWEDSPGLDSGTVPRSDAHGAYAGRLLAQVRTITLDGVAIRSEPGAMGAAVRTLSTATALRDDELPLVIQLDDSPPLLCWARCIRRAVPVVAGGYAIGLVTGAALQWEATDPRRYSVIEQQVEARLPAAEPGLDWQVTPGPERLLYPMAFGAPGSTGSLIGVNEGDAPSHPVITIRGPVSLPSVTNLATGEAIEYDIDLALDDELVIDTRDGTVTLNRTAARLYTATARSVPEALFTLNPGKTSLLFRASPGTTDPRASCSIRWRSAHW, encoded by the coding sequence ATGGCCCCCGGCGACCGTGTCCGCCATGCCGGACACGTCCAGTTCGGCGACCTGCTGCTCGGTCCGAGCACCCCGTACGGATGGGAGTCCCTCACTGGGTGGGAGGACTCCCCCGGCCTCGACTCGGGAACGGTGCCCCGATCCGATGCGCACGGCGCCTATGCGGGCCGGCTGCTCGCGCAGGTCCGGACGATCACTCTCGACGGGGTGGCGATCCGGAGCGAGCCCGGAGCGATGGGCGCCGCCGTCCGGACCCTGTCGACGGCTACCGCGCTGCGTGACGACGAGCTGCCGCTCGTGATCCAGCTCGACGACTCCCCGCCCCTGCTCTGTTGGGCGCGGTGCATCCGGCGGGCCGTGCCCGTCGTGGCGGGCGGGTACGCGATCGGTCTCGTCACCGGGGCGGCGCTCCAGTGGGAAGCCACCGATCCGCGCAGGTACAGCGTGATCGAGCAGCAGGTCGAGGCGCGCCTGCCCGCGGCCGAGCCCGGCCTCGACTGGCAGGTGACTCCGGGTCCGGAACGGCTGCTCTACCCGATGGCGTTCGGTGCACCGGGCAGTACGGGGTCACTGATCGGCGTCAACGAGGGCGACGCCCCGAGCCATCCCGTGATCACCATCCGGGGCCCGGTCTCCCTCCCTTCCGTGACCAACCTCGCCACGGGCGAGGCGATCGAGTACGACATCGACCTCGCCCTCGATGACGAGTTGGTCATCGACACCCGCGACGGAACGGTGACGCTCAACCGGACTGCGGCGCGGCTCTACACCGCGACCGCCCGCAGCGTCCCCGAAGCCCTGTTCACCCTCAACCCGGGTAAGACGTCGCTTCTCTTCCGCGCGTCGCCCGGCACCACCGACCCCCGCGCCTCTTGCTCGATCCGATGGCGCTCCGCCCACTGGTAA
- a CDS encoding phage tail tape measure protein, whose translation MALMVGELAATITVDDSGAAAGVARAEQAMRQGGDRIAADADRAGEQAGDALGDGLADGAADGGAEASRGMGTALKGFAAAAIGAGIGAALMAGVGAALEQSKIPGQLQAQLGATGPVAKTYGKVAGDLYAGAIVESVADGAEIVKGIARNGLLPPEATQGQIKTLATQVASAATVMGEDVSNVSRSVGTMLKTGLAKNAEEALDVLVKGTQNGVGAAEDLLDTFNEYPTEFRQLGLDAQTSMGLLQQGLQGGSRDADIVADSLKEFTLMAQGMGEATATAYKDLGFNADQMQKVFQKGGPEAAKALDQILDKLRGVKDPAKQSEIALGLFGTKAEDMQKAIYSLDPSNAVKALGDVKGATDAAGNALHDNAATKIEAFKRGIEQKLVGAIGNYAIPVIEKLANWVGAGGLGGAFSAGAAFVSEHSTALTIAAGVIAVLMLPTLIALGVTATTTTIAVVTGWATQTVAGVTAAARFVLLNTTMLAGWVAQGVGAAGAAVRVVAAWVLMGTQSLIQGARMAAAWLLAMGPIALVIAAVVAIVALIVANWDTIVSATKAAWDWVWGKLKSIGETILQFFLNWTLAGLIIKHWDAIKSGTVSAWNATVEWVRGIPGRILDFFLNWTLVGLIIKHWDSIKSGTVRKAGEMLDWVRGLPGMIASYFGNFGSMLYDKGRDLIYGLWNGIKGMGSWLRSTLTSWAKNLIPGPIAKALGIHSPSRLMRDKIGRFIPAGIVEGIKAGSSAVDRTMRNLVSVPARPQFAAAGMPGNGVAGAGGWGPSVHIENWHGGEQSPEQNAVALAWHMKARG comes from the coding sequence ATGGCCCTCATGGTCGGCGAGCTCGCCGCCACCATCACCGTTGACGACTCCGGTGCCGCCGCAGGGGTCGCCCGCGCCGAGCAGGCGATGCGCCAAGGCGGCGACCGGATCGCCGCCGACGCCGACCGCGCCGGCGAGCAGGCAGGCGACGCCCTCGGCGACGGACTCGCCGACGGCGCAGCCGACGGCGGGGCGGAAGCCTCGCGCGGCATGGGCACCGCCTTGAAGGGGTTCGCCGCAGCGGCGATCGGCGCCGGCATCGGCGCCGCCCTCATGGCCGGAGTCGGCGCGGCCCTCGAACAATCCAAGATCCCCGGACAGCTACAGGCACAGCTCGGAGCGACCGGCCCGGTCGCCAAGACGTACGGCAAAGTCGCGGGCGATCTCTACGCCGGCGCGATCGTCGAATCGGTCGCCGACGGCGCAGAGATCGTCAAGGGCATCGCCCGAAACGGCCTGCTGCCACCCGAGGCGACGCAGGGGCAGATCAAAACCCTTGCGACGCAGGTAGCGAGCGCCGCAACGGTCATGGGCGAGGACGTCTCGAACGTCAGTCGCTCCGTCGGCACGATGCTGAAAACGGGCCTCGCCAAGAATGCCGAGGAAGCCCTCGACGTACTCGTCAAGGGGACGCAGAACGGCGTCGGCGCCGCCGAGGACCTGCTCGACACGTTCAACGAGTACCCAACTGAATTCCGGCAGCTCGGTCTCGACGCTCAGACGTCGATGGGGCTGCTGCAACAGGGACTCCAAGGCGGTTCCCGCGACGCCGATATCGTCGCCGACAGCCTCAAGGAATTCACCTTGATGGCTCAGGGAATGGGCGAGGCGACAGCGACTGCCTATAAGGATCTCGGTTTCAACGCCGACCAAATGCAGAAGGTCTTTCAAAAGGGCGGACCGGAAGCAGCAAAGGCGCTCGACCAGATCCTCGACAAGCTGCGCGGCGTCAAGGACCCCGCGAAGCAGAGCGAGATCGCGCTCGGCCTGTTCGGTACCAAGGCCGAGGATATGCAGAAGGCGATTTACTCGCTCGACCCGTCGAATGCCGTTAAGGCGCTCGGGGACGTCAAGGGCGCCACTGACGCCGCCGGAAACGCGCTGCATGACAATGCGGCGACGAAGATCGAGGCGTTCAAGCGAGGGATCGAGCAGAAGCTCGTCGGCGCGATCGGCAACTACGCGATCCCGGTCATTGAGAAGCTCGCGAATTGGGTCGGCGCGGGCGGACTCGGCGGCGCGTTCAGCGCGGGTGCCGCGTTCGTCTCCGAGCACTCGACGGCGCTCACGATCGCCGCCGGCGTGATCGCCGTCCTGATGCTTCCGACGCTCATCGCGTTGGGTGTCACGGCCACGACGACGACCATCGCGGTCGTCACCGGATGGGCCACTCAGACTGTCGCGGGCGTAACCGCTGCAGCCCGGTTTGTGCTGCTCAACACCACAATGTTGGCGGGTTGGGTGGCGCAGGGAGTAGGCGCCGCCGGGGCCGCTGTGCGGGTGGTCGCCGCGTGGGTCCTCATGGGCACGCAGTCCCTGATACAGGGCGCCCGGATGGCCGCGGCGTGGCTGCTCGCCATGGGGCCGATCGCGCTCGTGATCGCCGCCGTGGTCGCGATCGTCGCCCTGATCGTCGCCAACTGGGACACAATCGTCAGCGCGACAAAAGCCGCGTGGGATTGGGTGTGGGGCAAGCTCAAGAGCATCGGAGAAACGATTCTCCAATTCTTCTTGAACTGGACTTTGGCCGGTCTCATTATCAAGCATTGGGACGCCATAAAGAGTGGCACGGTATCCGCTTGGAACGCCACGGTCGAATGGGTCCGGGGAATTCCTGGGCGCATCCTTGACTTCTTCCTCAACTGGACCTTGGTCGGGTTGATTATCAAGCATTGGGATTCTATCAAGTCGGGCACCGTCCGAAAGGCCGGGGAAATGCTCGATTGGGTGCGTGGCCTGCCGGGCATGATCGCAAGCTACTTCGGCAATTTCGGCTCGATGCTCTACGACAAGGGCCGTGATCTGATCTACGGCCTGTGGAATGGCATTAAGGGCATGGGATCTTGGCTGCGCTCGACTCTCACGTCTTGGGCCAAGAATCTGATCCCGGGACCGATTGCGAAAGCGCTCGGCATTCATTCTCCGTCGCGTCTTATGCGAGACAAGATCGGCCGCTTTATCCCGGCGGGCATCGTCGAGGGCATCAAGGCCGGATCGTCGGCGGTCGACCGGACGATGCGCAATCTCGTATCCGTTCCGGCTCGTCCGCAGTTCGCCGCCGCCGGGATGCCCGGCAACGGCGTTGCGGGGGCGGGTGGTTGGGGTCCGAGCGTCCACATCGAGAACTGGCACGGCGGCGAGCAGAGCCCCGAGCAGAACGCCGTCGCGCTCGCGTGGCACATGAAGGCAAGGGGGTGA
- a CDS encoding DUF7426 family protein — protein sequence MGFEALGELLDEALTLPLGGKPYRVPAPTAEVGLLTQALVHAAAVAADGGRADEQVLADAAERNHYQDVLGPAYDEMLADGVSWPELKHAALTCMVWIAQDRTAAERFWNSGGDPNRLAPNRAARRRSGGATTTKSPASGSGTSTPPAPARAKAKGKRRK from the coding sequence ATGGGCTTCGAGGCACTCGGCGAGCTACTCGACGAAGCGCTGACCCTGCCCCTCGGGGGCAAGCCGTACCGGGTGCCGGCGCCGACCGCCGAGGTCGGTCTGCTCACACAGGCACTCGTGCACGCCGCGGCGGTGGCCGCCGACGGGGGCCGCGCCGACGAGCAGGTGCTCGCGGACGCGGCCGAGCGCAACCACTATCAGGACGTGCTCGGCCCCGCCTACGACGAGATGCTCGCGGACGGGGTGTCGTGGCCCGAGCTCAAGCACGCCGCCCTCACGTGCATGGTTTGGATCGCGCAGGACCGCACCGCCGCCGAACGGTTCTGGAACTCGGGCGGCGACCCAAATCGACTGGCCCCGAACCGAGCCGCTCGGCGCCGGTCGGGCGGGGCGACTACGACGAAGAGTCCGGCCTCTGGGAGTGGTACGAGTACCCCGCCGGCGCCCGCCCGCGCCAAGGCCAAGGGCAAGCGCCGGAAGTGA
- a CDS encoding phage tail tube protein, protein MSTPPPVDDVTLLARRYRLELDMPTVPGTPVWTLVPGVSEFAPKIEPTAQELNLYDGEGYPEQVVTMLKWSIETTVAHRANPTTLKFSSAQEALRKASMSFGAASYVRVRWFDRTGLPDAYEGRAIVQWEPDGGDAAEVDTVKITLTGSGPLTAITNPVATPGLLSVEGKTAKAGGS, encoded by the coding sequence TTGAGCACGCCGCCGCCCGTAGACGACGTGACCCTGCTCGCCCGGCGGTACCGCCTTGAGCTCGACATGCCGACCGTTCCCGGTACTCCCGTGTGGACGCTCGTCCCGGGCGTCTCGGAGTTCGCGCCGAAGATCGAGCCGACCGCCCAAGAGCTCAACCTGTACGACGGCGAGGGCTACCCCGAGCAGGTCGTGACCATGCTCAAGTGGTCCATCGAGACCACCGTCGCCCACCGCGCCAACCCGACGACCCTCAAGTTCTCCAGCGCCCAAGAGGCCCTGCGCAAAGCGTCCATGAGCTTTGGCGCGGCATCGTACGTCCGGGTCCGCTGGTTCGACCGGACCGGCCTGCCCGACGCGTACGAGGGCCGCGCCATCGTTCAGTGGGAGCCGGACGGCGGCGACGCCGCCGAGGTCGATACCGTCAAAATCACGCTTACCGGCTCGGGCCCCCTGACCGCGATCACGAACCCCGTCGCGACCCCGGGCCTGCTGTCCGTCGAGGGCAAGACCGCCAAGGCAGGGGGTAGCTGA
- a CDS encoding minor capsid protein, translated as MSYGVALADGLARLLNAAGVGVYRTDGPYAPGETAITVALLPPAPDRALCLSLYSVADSAALTDTTTGLQVRVRAGADPREAEVLADRVHDVLHASGPHVFGEVRVQLVFRVSAGPIGADSAGRWERTANYHCRAHRAHPNLE; from the coding sequence GTGAGCTACGGCGTCGCCCTGGCCGACGGATTGGCGCGGCTGCTCAACGCGGCCGGCGTCGGTGTCTACCGGACCGACGGCCCGTACGCCCCGGGCGAGACGGCGATCACCGTCGCCCTGCTGCCGCCCGCTCCCGACCGTGCTCTGTGCCTGTCGCTCTACTCGGTCGCCGACTCGGCCGCGCTCACGGACACGACCACCGGCCTACAGGTGCGCGTCCGGGCGGGCGCCGACCCGCGCGAGGCCGAGGTGCTCGCCGACCGCGTGCACGACGTGCTGCACGCGTCCGGGCCGCACGTCTTCGGCGAGGTCCGCGTGCAGCTCGTCTTTCGCGTCTCCGCCGGTCCCATCGGCGCCGACTCGGCGGGCCGCTGGGAGCGGACCGCGAACTACCACTGTCGCGCCCACCGGGCGCACCCCAACCTCGAATAA
- a CDS encoding major capsid protein, which translates to MPTSLAEARNNAQDDVDVTVIDEFRKSSDILDRLTFDNTVNPTGGGDTLTYGYRRLITQANADFRPLNSEYTPAEVATQRYTVDLVPLGGSFRIDRVISRIGPAASGAVALNMSQKIKAARAKFADAVINGDKATDTNGFDGLSKILTGTDTEYLPLANGVASGYLDWTAINDKAAALAAQRHVDSWLASMDDTPDVIYGNRRTLALFKAIAAWTDQLDKSTDAFGRPIVAYNGIPLIDLKSKAGSNADVIGLVSRDTDGAGGGAAVSGLGDLFAIRYGLDGFHGASVASVPLVQTFLPDFTNAGAVKLGEVEMGPLAPVLKATRAAAVLRNIKSA; encoded by the coding sequence TTGCCTACCTCCCTCGCCGAGGCTCGGAACAACGCGCAGGATGACGTCGACGTGACCGTCATCGACGAGTTCCGCAAGAGCTCGGACATCCTCGACCGCCTCACCTTCGACAACACCGTGAACCCGACCGGTGGGGGCGACACCCTGACGTACGGGTATCGGCGCCTGATCACGCAGGCGAACGCCGACTTCCGGCCGCTGAACAGCGAGTACACCCCGGCCGAGGTCGCGACGCAGCGGTACACGGTCGACCTCGTTCCGCTCGGCGGGTCGTTCCGGATCGACCGCGTGATCTCGCGCATCGGCCCGGCGGCGTCCGGAGCGGTCGCGCTGAACATGTCCCAGAAGATCAAGGCCGCGCGCGCCAAGTTCGCCGACGCCGTGATCAACGGTGACAAGGCGACGGACACGAACGGGTTCGATGGGCTGAGCAAGATCCTGACCGGGACCGACACCGAGTACCTGCCGCTCGCGAACGGCGTCGCGTCCGGTTACCTCGACTGGACCGCGATCAACGACAAGGCCGCCGCGCTCGCCGCGCAGCGCCACGTCGACTCGTGGCTCGCGAGCATGGATGACACCCCGGATGTGATCTACGGCAACCGGCGAACCCTCGCTCTGTTCAAGGCCATTGCCGCGTGGACCGATCAGCTCGACAAGTCCACCGACGCTTTCGGCCGCCCGATCGTCGCGTACAACGGAATCCCGTTGATCGACCTCAAGTCCAAGGCGGGCAGCAATGCCGACGTGATCGGGCTCGTCAGCCGCGACACCGACGGCGCGGGCGGGGGCGCGGCCGTGTCCGGTCTCGGTGACCTGTTCGCGATCCGGTACGGGCTCGACGGTTTCCACGGTGCCTCGGTCGCCTCGGTGCCCCTCGTGCAGACCTTCCTTCCGGACTTCACGAACGCGGGCGCGGTCAAGCTCGGCGAAGTCGAGATGGGGCCGCTCGCCCCGGTCCTCAAGGCGACCCGCGCCGCGGCCGTCCTGCGCAACATCAAGAGCGCGTGA
- a CDS encoding restriction endonuclease, with amino-acid sequence MIRRGSETRTGGAQPKAVPPWQEFEWEVNELIASLDPGAHLVADEHVLGLISGATRQLDAFVRGQVAGQPITIAVEAKRYKRPISIGTVDEFIGKMLDVGCDRGILCSAGGFSEAALSRASNARHPAVGCVHIQPFTTGGVLQHCRTVPSPAELLKEQLLDRTVGPNRTPEYDEWLSGDVNLYRD; translated from the coding sequence ATGATTCGTCGGGGGTCGGAAACGCGAACTGGTGGGGCCCAACCCAAGGCTGTCCCGCCGTGGCAGGAGTTCGAGTGGGAAGTCAACGAGCTCATAGCGAGCCTTGACCCGGGCGCCCACCTCGTCGCCGATGAGCACGTGCTCGGCCTAATCAGCGGTGCCACACGACAACTCGATGCCTTCGTGCGAGGTCAGGTGGCCGGCCAGCCGATCACCATTGCTGTCGAGGCCAAGCGTTACAAGAGGCCAATCAGCATCGGGACTGTGGACGAGTTCATCGGCAAGATGCTCGACGTCGGTTGCGATCGGGGGATTCTGTGCTCGGCCGGAGGCTTCTCCGAAGCGGCGCTATCCCGGGCGAGCAATGCAAGGCATCCTGCCGTCGGCTGCGTGCACATCCAGCCCTTTACCACCGGGGGCGTATTGCAGCATTGCAGGACCGTTCCGTCGCCAGCGGAGCTACTTAAAGAGCAGCTCCTCGACAGGACCGTTGGTCCCAACCGGACTCCCGAGTACGACGAGTGGCTGAGCGGCGATGTGAACCTTTATCGCGATTGA
- a CDS encoding Rmf/CrpP fold protein, producing MGFREDALRARRDGARAARADRPATDCPYRGDEPLLRAAWIRGYVQSR from the coding sequence ATGGGGTTCCGCGAGGACGCGCTACGCGCCCGCCGGGACGGTGCCCGTGCTGCCCGAGCTGACCGTCCCGCAACCGACTGCCCGTACCGCGGCGACGAGCCGCTACTGCGGGCTGCATGGATACGTGGTTACGTTCAATCGCGATAA